The Nitrospirota bacterium genome includes the window AGATGGTAACGACCTGATTCTTTGCCAGATAACCAGTCAATCCATTAAAGACAATTATGCAATTCCACTTATCGATCAAGATTTTTCCAAAGGTAGTCTAAAACAGCACAGTAACATAAGACCAAATCGCATATTCACAGCTGATAAACATATCATCCTCTATAAAGTTGGAGGCCTTAAGGCAGAAAAAGTCAACGAGATTATTGAAAAAATAGTTGAGATTATCCGAAGCTGACTAATTACTATTCCCTGTTATTATCATACATTGCACGTTCCGTGTCAACCCGGTCACTAACTCCAACTCAATGCGGCCACCCATTCCAAGAAAAGCCGACATGGGTTCAAGGGTAAAAAGCCCAGGCAAGAAAGCAACTTTACAAGCGAAGAGAATAGGAGCTGAGATCATGCCCCAACATAC containing:
- a CDS encoding type II toxin-antitoxin system PemK/MazF family toxin, with the protein product MARFVKGDVVVVPFPFSDLTQAKRRPALIISNLDGNDLILCQITSQSIKDNYAIPLIDQDFSKGSLKQHSNIRPNRIFTADKHIILYKVGGLKAEKVNEIIEKIVEIIRS